In Prochlorococcus marinus XMU1411, one genomic interval encodes:
- a CDS encoding outer membrane beta-barrel protein: MKKLKKLISATFTGLSLLSAPIYANEYSTKGSYLTGSIGGSQIGDIDVSGVSSDIEFETGLGLDLGYGYDFGKVRVEGTWVRGQSDKTSWLGYTVKADSTIDSIMGSVYYDFREDKQWSPFIGASLGATNVDFDGASDSGSSYGIGYGVSYKTSDQVEVFFKGQTIVIPELTFATVNNSTVIINNGNYSNGTIGLRVRF, translated from the coding sequence ATGAAAAAATTAAAAAAGTTAATTTCAGCTACTTTCACTGGATTATCTTTATTAAGTGCTCCAATATATGCGAATGAATATTCAACTAAAGGGTCATACTTAACAGGAAGTATCGGTGGTAGTCAAATAGGAGATATTGATGTATCAGGAGTAAGTTCCGATATTGAATTTGAAACGGGCTTAGGTCTGGATTTAGGCTATGGATATGATTTTGGTAAAGTTCGTGTCGAAGGGACCTGGGTTAGAGGACAATCCGATAAGACTTCATGGCTTGGATACACTGTTAAAGCTGATTCGACAATCGATTCTATTATGGGTTCGGTTTATTACGATTTTAGAGAAGACAAACAATGGAGTCCATTTATTGGAGCGTCTTTAGGAGCTACTAATGTTGACTTTGATGGTGCTTCTGATTCGGGATCCTCTTACGGGATTGGTTATGGTGTAAGTTATAAAACATCCGATCAAGTAGAAGTTTTTTTCAAGGGTCAAACAATTGTAATACCAGAACTTACCTTTGCTACTGTTAATAACTCAACAGTCATAATAAATAATGGAAACTATTCAAATGGAACAATAGGATTAAGAGTTAGATTTTGA